A stretch of the Vanacampus margaritifer isolate UIUO_Vmar chromosome 6, RoL_Vmar_1.0, whole genome shotgun sequence genome encodes the following:
- the rapsn gene encoding 43 kDa receptor-associated protein of the synapse: MNIFMRHLSTEMGQDQTKQQIEKGLRLYQSNQTDKALQVWTKVLEKTSDPGGKFRVLGCLITAHSEMGKYKDMLKYALDQIDTAREMEDPDYLTEGYLNLARSNEKLCDFHKTVSYCKTCLNMQGTTVSLQLNGQVCLSMGNAFLGLSLFQQALESYEKALRYAHNNDDKMLECRVCCSLGNIYVHLKDYEKALFFPCKSAELVNDYGKGWSLKYRAMSQYHLSVAYRKLERLPDAMECCEESMKIALQHGDRPLQALCLLNFADIHRYRRDFDKAFPRYESALGIMTEIGNRLGQAHVHLAVAKCCLLLKEYAKALDSLERAQALADGMGNKLCTLKAHCLREGIYRSQGRQEELREQVVKFLQCVEELELYCGMCGESIGDRDQKLQALPCSHIFHLKCLQTNGTKGCPKCFKNSMKPGFV; this comes from the exons atgaatatttttatgaGGCACCTCAGTACAGAGATGGGCCAGGACCAAACCAAGCAACAGATAGAGAAAGGACTGAGGCTGTACCAGTCCAATCAGACTGACAAAGCTCTGCAAGTGTGGACAAAAGTGTTGGAGAAAACCTCGGATCCTGGAGGGAAGTTCCGGGTTTTGGGATGCTTGATCACGGCTCACTCGGAAATGGGGAAATATAAAGATATGCTCAAG TACGCCTTGGATCAAATCGACACGGCCAGAGAAATGGAGGATCCGGACTACCTGACCGAGGGCTACCTGAATTTGGCGCGCAGCAACGAGAAGCTGTGCGACTTTCACAAAACGGTCTCGTACTGTAAGACCTGCTTGAACATGCAAGGCACCACGGTCAGCCTGCAGCTCAACGGGCAGGTGTGCCTCAGCATGGGCAACGCCTTCCTGGGCCTCAGCCTCTTCCAGCAAGCCCTGGAGAGCTACGAGAAGGCCCTGCGCTACGCACACAACAATGACGACAAGATGCTGGAGTGCCGAGTCTGCtgcagtctgggaaacatttacGTCCATCTGAAG GACTACGAGAAGGCGCTGTTCTTCCCCTGCAAATCAGCCGAGCTCGTCAATGACTACGGCAAAGGTTGGAGCCTCAAGTATCGAGCCATGAGCCAGTACCACTTGTCGGTGGCCTACAGGAAGCTGGAGCGCCTCCCAGATGCTATGGAATGTTGTGAG GAATCGATGAAAATTGCTCTGCAGCACGGTGACCGTCCTCTGCAGGCTCTGTGCTTGCTCAACTTTGCAGACATTCACCGTTATAGGCGTGACTTTGAT AAAGCATTCCCTCGTTACGAGTCGGCTTTGGGTATCATGACTGAGATTGGGAATCGACTTGGACAAGCCCACGTGCACCTGGCGGTGGCAAAGTGTTGCCTTCTGCTGAAGGAATATGCTAAG GCTCTGGATTCGTTAGAGCGCGCACAGGCCCTAGCAGATGGAATGGGAAACAAG CTGTGCACGCTGAAGGCCCATTGCCTGAGGGAAGGCATCTACAGGAGTCAAGGCAGACAGGAGGAGCTGCGCGAACAGGTGGTGAAGTTCCTGCAGTGCGTGGAGGAGCTGGAGCTCTACTGCGGCATGTGCGGCGAATCCATCGGGGACAGGGACCAAAAGCTGCAGGCCTTGCCCTGTTCCCACATTTTCCACCTCAA GTGTCTGCAGACTAACGGGACAAAAGGCTGCCCCAAGTGTTTCAAGAACTCCATGAAGCCTGGATTTGTGTGA
- the kbtbd4 gene encoding kelch repeat and BTB domain-containing protein 4, which translates to MESSEEGGLSVGGEENYFQGYTFTDRSHSSRVAKSIMDLCLEDGLFADVTITVDSKEFHLHRLVLSAQSSFFRSMFTSNLKESHNRCIELKDVSAGVFQLLVDYIYHGAIKLRVEELQDTYEMADMYQLTALFEECSRFLSRTVEVKNCLQVMWLADRHSDQELYTSAKHCAKIHLAQLHLTEEFLNLPLCLLLDIIKDGVPSSQNPTVAIESWINHNKVEREEFACILQENLKEIGENVHIYLIGKEDTRTHSLAVSLHCDEDDAISVSGQNSLCHQITAACKHGGDLYVVGGSIPRRMWKCNMHTMDWERCAPLPRDRLHHTMVSVPGQDAIYSLGGKTQQETLSNAVIFYTVKDNVWTETSQLDTAVSGAAGVNLGGTIYLLGGEENDMDFFTKPSRLIQCFDTASQNCQMKAYMLPFAGCMHAAVHMDVIFIVAEGDSLVCYNPLLESFTRLRFPEAWSCVPSLWKVASCNGCIYVFRDKCKKGDANTLKFNPATSVVSVIRGLKILLTNWQFVLA; encoded by the exons ATGGAGTCCAGTGAGGAGGGTGGCCTCAGTGTCGGGGGAGAGGAGAACTACTTCCAGGGCTACACCTTCACCGACCGCTCCCACTCCAGCCGGGTGGCAAAAAGCATCATGGACCTGTGCCTGGAAGACGGCCTGTTTGCCGACGTTACCATCACGGTGGATAGCAAAGAGTTCCACTTACACCGACTCGTGCTGTCAGCGCAGAGCAGTTTCTTCCGCTCCATGTTCACCTCCAACCTCAAAGAATCTCACAACCGCTGTATCGAACTGAAGGACGTAAGCGCTGGTGTcttccagctgctggttgacTACATCTACCACGGCGCCATTAAACTAAGGGTGGAGGAGCTGCAGGACACCTACGAGATGGCAGACATGTACCAGTTAACCGCTCTCTTTGAGGAATGTTCTCGCTTTCTCTCGCGGACCGTGGAAGTCAAGAATTGTCTGCAG GTGATGTGGCTTGCAGACAGGCACAGTGACCAGGAGTTGTACACATCTGCCAAACACTGCGCTAAAATCCACTTGGCCCAACTTCATCTGACTGAGGAATTCCTCAACCTGCCGCTGTGTCTCCTCTTAGACATCATCAAAG ATGGAGTTCCGAGCTCCCAGAATCCAACTGTGGCCATCGAGTCATGGATAAATCACAACAAGGTGGAAAGAGAGGAATTTGCTTGTATTCTCCAAGAAAATCTTAAG GAAATCGGTGAGAACGTTCACATTTATCTGATCGGCAAAGAGGACACGAGGACTCACTCTCTGGCCGTGTCGCTTCACTGCGACGAGGACGACGCCATCAGCGTCAGCGGCCAAAACAGCCTCTGCCACCAGATCACCGCCGCTTGCAAGCACGGCGGTGACCTCTACGTGGTGGGCGGCTCCATCCCGCGGCGCATGTggaagtgcaacatgcacaccATGGACTGGGAGCGTTGCGCGCCGCTGCCCAGAGACCGCCTCCACCACACCATGGTGTCGGTTCCCGGCCAGGACGCCATCTACTCTCTGGGCGGGAAAACGCAGCAGGAAACGCTGTCCAACGCCGTCATCTTCTACACGGTGAAGGACAACGTGTGGACGGAGACCAGCCAGCTGGACACGGCGGTTTCGGGAGCCGCCGGCGTCAACTTGGGCGGTACCATCTATTTGCTCGGCGGCGAGGAGAACGACATGGACTTTTTCACCAAGCCGTCGCGCCTCATTCAGTGTTTCGACACGGCGTCCCAGAACTGCCAGATGAAAGCGTACATGCTGCCGTTCGCCGGATGCATGCACGCCGCCGTCCACATGGACGTCATCTTCATCGTGGCGGAAGGAGACTCGCTGGTTTGCTACAATCCGCTGCTGGAGAGCTTCACCCGCCTGCGTTTCCCCGAAGCGTGGAGCTGCGTGCCGTCGCTGTGGAAAGTGGCCAGCTGCAACGGCTGCATTTACGTGTTTCGAGACAAGTGTAAGAAAGGCGACGCAAACACCTTAAAGTTCAACCCGGCCACGTCGGTCGTCTCCGTTATCAGAGGGTTGAAAATCCTCCTGACAAACTGGCAGTTTGTCTTGGCCTAA
- the LOC144054329 gene encoding protein FAM180A, protein MKMKLHLRIWQLVIMWMCFQRALQDSSAGISPSGSSVVDANLMFEFLLGGVELNQDDNIIILDEEMASMRSGRAFLSQINDNIPRSRSSMEQMLDMLKSRRKQPLTRDQFESLVLSTVLSAHQAGNRRRPEDREAWGGVLLQLANITVHELRGSYLFDYV, encoded by the exons ATGAAGATGAAACTCCATTTAAGAATTTGGCAGCTGGTCATCATGTGGATGTGTTTCCAACGAGCGCTGCAAG ATTCATCTGCAGGTATAAGTCCAAGTGGCTCGTCAGTCGTTGATGCAAACCTGATGTTCGAG TTTTTGCTGGGCGGTGTGGAACTCAACCAGGACGACAACATCATCATCCTTGATGAGGAGATGGCATCAATGAGGAGTGGGCGGGCCTTCCTCTCGCAGATCAACGACAACATTCCCAGGAGTCGGAGTTCCATGGAGCAGATGCTGGACATGCTAAAGAGTCGGAGGAAGCAGCCACTGACTCGGGATCAGTTTGAGAGTCTGGTCTTGAGCACGGTGCTCTCGGCGCACCAGGCCGGGAACCGGCGGCGACCCGAGGACCGGGAGGCCTGGGGCGGAGTGCTCCTGCAGCTGGCAAATATCACCGTGCATGAGCTACGTGGAAGTTACCTCTTCGATTATGTGTAG